The sequence ATTTCTACATGTTGACGGCCGTGAGGAGAGTACAACTAATATGAAATGCCCTGCGGCTAGTAAGAGTTACATACATTAGCGTACAGAGAGTATATAGAGTGgaaatgagcattttaaaaaggaaaaatgtattataaaataaagaaaactttagaAAGCCCTTGCATGGCCCGTGAAAACCGCTTGATAAGAAATCAGAACTGAGGACCACAGTGTACTCCAGCTGCCTCCCTAGTTTGTACTGACACCCTTCTTCCTCTCTTGCCAACGGGATGGAAAGGGACAAAGGATGGCAAAACAACCCAAAAcactaaagaaaggaaaatggactgTGACTTTCTCCCCAGCCGTCTAATGTTACCTAATACTACATGATACCTGTTGACCCAAACTGCTGTTCATGGCTTCTAAATTTCAAGTGGGAGTAAAAAGACACTGAGAAATAATTTCCAAATTGTGATAATAATGTGAAGTGTATCTGGGAAGTATAAGTGTCCTGATTATCTCTTACCATATTTATACaattaagtaataaatatttcaaatatattaaatgtgtattatatatactttCGTAAATGTCAGCAAACTCAGTTTTTGAGGAAATTATTTTAGAAGTGAAAGATAGAAAAATATCCATAACATTTCATTGGTATTATAACACTATAAAGTTATTGAATCATTCCTATATAACCCTCAagagattaaagaaagaaatctcaaaCCTGTCTTATAGATGTCATTAATATTAGTAGCTTTGTTCTTATAATTATGATCTTACACACACTGGCTGCTGTAAAATGCCTGTGggacttttttggttttttttcctgttttcctttggtGTGCTTTTAATTCAAATTATATATAGCAATGCTTTCCTAAAATGTTCTTTTGGATGGACAGTTCCTGAGAAggtcagatgtattctttatttatttgctgtttcAAAGCACAgtctcagagaaataaaaacaaacagcctGAAAGATCATCTGACGtttcaaataaaagtaaaatcttgCAGAAATCAGTGTTATGATTAGTTACATGTATGtacattaaatttatataaaaataattgggatttagaaaaaaattacataatttttgaTCATAGTAATTGAAACTTTATACACCTTACTAGGTGGTGGTAAAGATGAAATGGTcagtaaatgaaaattttttagtGTTGTTCCCAGATCATTTAATGAGTTAGTATATAGTGCCccaatatttgggcttccctagcagctcagatggtaaagaagatgcctgcaatacaggagaactggttttgatccctggattggaaagatctcctggagaagggcatggcaacccactccagtattccttcttggagaattccaaggagagagcctggagggctatagcccgTGGGCTTgcaaacagtgggacatgactgagaaaatgacattttaactATCTCTTTTCATCTCAACACTTTCCtctaaatacagaaaataatgaaaaccacACATGTTAATATCatgattttttactttattattgatatgataaacatttaaaattttgatacaaATTTTATCCAATTGCCCTTGGGATTTTACACTGTCCATGTTCTCTCATGACCTTAATTATAAATCCCTTTTCTTAATATGCTTAagtgctttttttctctctcaaactGTAGTTTGATATATCTTTGCAAACTATtcctcactgttttttttttcttttttttttttttaacaatttaaagCTTGAAGGAGGGGTTTTTGGAAGAAacaccttaactgaaaggtatgTGAAAAGTTGGACTCAATATTCATTCTCCTTCCCTCTCAAAACCCTTGGCATCTAAACATGTATTTGGGTGATGGTGGCATGTGTGTGGGCTGGATGCAGGGAGAGAAAGGAGCGAGAGCGGGGCAGGacgaagaaggggacgacacagtcTTTTTGTTCCTGGTTTAAAGGAAGACCAGAAGAATGAGGCCTGCACTGAAGGATCTTTTTCTGAGTCTATATTAAGTAGTGCGGCACTAATGCAAATATTAAGGGTTGCTGAGGCTTGTACTACTATTTAAAAAAGATGCTAAACCAAAAGTTGCATTTTCTACAGTTTTGGTTCTCTAGTTTTTCTATaatttctattataattttaattaaaaagtgtctttaaatttgtTTATATCATGTGACAGAGTCTTCCGCATAAACATAGACTAGGTTTCTCaattcataaacaaagaagtactTTGCTAAGCTCTCCATTTGTACACAGAGCAAACTTAAACCAACACCTGTGTTTCTTCCTTAAACTTCTGTAAACCTAATAAAAGTTCTTCAATAAATCTTCCTGTGGCAGAATAGAATCTAAAGATACAGCCATTAACTGATGTAGGTGTTGATGTATAATTTCTTATAGAACCATTGGTTTCCTGTTGGAGTCCTGTCCTTTGTAGTTGAAAAGTTAGAATCGCAAGCTCATTATATTGAGTATATTTTGTATGAATTTCACGTTCTGTTCTTGCTGTAAGGCAAATAGATCCAGCAGTATTCATTTCACTTACCAGTTGAAGAAGGCTCAGAGAGGATGAACTGTTTAGTGCTCAACAAAAATCAAATAGGACACGTGCGCATGTATCGTTAAGATGATGGATCTATCTAACATGTCACATTGTTCCTCAATGATGCCATTAAACAACAACTCATTGCAATTAACAGTATTTGATACAAACAATGATTTTACTGTGGAGAACATTTGGTTTTGGGtaaaaggtgatttttttcaACATATTCACCCTGTTCTCCTTGATGTACTGTTTTGGATGTACTACATCCAAACGGTGGCACTGTTCTAAAGTATTTAACTAAATAATTCTTTGTGTTGAGttcacccaattaaaaaaaaagaaaagaaaaaacccaaaatataaacaaaagctaCTAGCTCTAAGGAGTATCAACAGAAACCTCtgaaacatgtatttattgaaattAAGGTTAAAGTGAATTTTTACATAATGATAACCTTTCTTCTATATTCAAATGGTTCACAGTgtgcttaacttctctgtttcCAGTCTCTCTGTGTTCTGAATCTTTATCACACATGCCTACAAGGAGAGTCAATGAGACTATTTTCTACCAACACAGGTATGCTCTGCTATGATTAaaagcatttttcaaaaatttcaaaaataatatttagttCCATTGAATGTATAGAATGTTAATCTAAAATTGGGACTTTGTATGTGAAATACATGCATGTGGAGAAGTGGAGAGATTTTCTTAAACATATAAATGGCCATTACATAGATGGCTAAAGGCTTGGATGGAGAATGACTATATTTTTTACAGAGATGGACAAAAGCTGGAATTTCCGTGGTTGGTGAATGTTGTTGCATAGTTCCCAAGGGCATGAACTCTGGTACCAGAGTCAGGTTCATCTTAGTTTGATTGCAACTTAATCTCTTAATGATTTGATGCAAATTATTGAAacctcttgcttttattttataaatataaaatgagtatCAGAATACCACGTCTTGGTTGGGTTGTTACAATTCCAgtcataattaatattttattaaatattgtttGAAATGTGCTTCTCTTAATATCAAATGATAGATTGCCTATAGTAAACTTTCTGTGACCTACATCTTTGCTCAGTGTACAAGAAAATAATCCAAAACTTTAAATATGCAATTAAAGATGTATTATTCTATTGTTTCAGATAAATTGAGTTTCTGCTGTGTGTCCTGAACTCTACTCAACCTCATGGAAAACCAAAACAATGTCACAGAATTTGTTTTCATAGGGTTGTGGGGAGATAAGAAAATAGAGCTACTGTTCTTTTCCTTGTTCCTGCTCTGTTACCTGGCTGTCTTGATGGGGAATGTCATCGTCTTACTCACCATCACCTGCAGCCATCTAAAGCAGCAACCAATGTACTACTTTCTCTGTCAGCTCTCCCTCATGGATGTCAGCTACACCTCCACGGTGGTCCCCAGGCTAATCAGGGACTTAGCTGCAGCAAGAAAAAACATTTCCTATAGCAACTGTATGACCCAGCTCTTCACTGCCCACTTGCTGGCAGGTGTGGAACTATTCATCTTGGTGTCCATGGCTTTTGACCGCTACGTCGCCATTGTCAAGCCCCTGCACTACATGGTCATCATGAACAGACAGAGGTGTAACATGTTGATCATCCTGGCCTGGGTTGTCGGCTTTTGGCATTCTATTGCTTTACTTCTCATGGTACTCAGGTT comes from Cervus elaphus chromosome 1, mCerEla1.1, whole genome shotgun sequence and encodes:
- the LOC122710000 gene encoding olfactory receptor 4P4-like; this encodes MENQNNVTEFVFIGLWGDKKIELLFFSLFLLCYLAVLMGNVIVLLTITCSHLKQQPMYYFLCQLSLMDVSYTSTVVPRLIRDLAAARKNISYSNCMTQLFTAHLLAGVELFILVSMAFDRYVAIVKPLHYMVIMNRQRCNMLIILAWVVGFWHSIALLLMVLRLPFCGPNQIDHYLCDVKPLLKLVCKDIHVVSILVIANSGMVVLVIFLVLVASYIVILYNLRTHSSAGRRKALSTCGSHITVVVLFFVPCIYTYVLPAGSENKDKDISVFYTVIGPVLNPLIYTLRNMEMKIAMRKVWSKVTRSDLK